In the Ipomoea triloba cultivar NCNSP0323 chromosome 6, ASM357664v1 genome, one interval contains:
- the LOC116021970 gene encoding uncharacterized protein LOC116021970: MAPGRPRGRPRGRPRGKGPASGRRELQIDALDSCTMEEVEHTSSSASISSQNGPQLKRHGEPRDVLQDEIGSGSNPVTPRSDAPSGERKRPRGPSRCMTLENKVRQWGKIRIVFSPGEKIPMENDGDFSRGVGFLVKTGARLSGVRKWKDIPDVEKEILFSRLDEYFFIEDQGHPHVKACINDTFQTQYRRWRSRLHIIYKDLVASGQNPRERSPRLEVPLNEWLGVCDLIEDEEFQKLSKINSANRSCVPYSSNAGSRPLARQRKTPIPKKIESQAGKRKDVGGEFGNGEAQLAYDRMVQMEEQDEEGRINPNSLDKIIENVLGQSGGYTTEMGHVVVPPQEEAASESNPQVRSMKDLLAKTEFELQSTKNELRSVKEEIKTTKDELQTIKGELQTTKDELQKTKDEFESVKDELHFNKEQIGNLTVNVQEIRHWFMNMQSIWPRLRH, from the exons ATGGCTCCAGGGAGACCTAGGGGGAGACCTAGAGGGAGGCCAAGAGGAAAGGGACCAGCTTCTGGGAGGAGGGAACTACAGATTGATGCATTAGATTCTTGCACTATGGAAGAAGTTGAGCACACTTCATCATCTGCTTCCATATCTTCTCAAAACGGACCACAGCTCAAAAGGCATGGTGAACCTAGGGATGTGCTGCAGGATGAGATTGGAAGCGGTTCTAATCCCGTAACTCCAAGGAGTGATGCTC CTTCTGGTGAACGAAAACGGCCTCGTGGTCCATCCAGATGTATGACATTGGAGAATAAAGTCAGACAG TGGGGTAAGATAAGGATTGTATTTTCCCCCGGTGAAAAAATACCAATGGAAAACGATGGTGACTTTAGTAGAGGAGTTGGTTTTTTGGTGAAGACAGGAGCTCGTCTTAGTGGTGTACGCAAATGGAAAGACATTCCTGATGTAGAGAAAGAAATCCTCTTTTCTAGACTAGAT GAATATTTCTTCATTGAGGATCAAGGTCACCCACATGTCAAAGCTTGTATTAATGACACTTTCCAGACACAATATAGGCGTTGGAGAAGCAGACTGCACATCATCTACAAAGACCTGGTGGCGTCTGGTCAAAATCCGAGGGAGAGAAGTCCTCGGTTAGAAGTTCCTTTAAATGAGTGGCTTGGGGTGTGCGATTTAATTGAAGACGAGGAGTTTCAG AAACTCTCCAAGATAAACTCTGCAAATCGGTCATGTGTACCTTACAGCAGCAATGCAGGATCAAGACCCCTTGCTCGTCAAAGGAAGACG CCAATTCCGAAGAAGATTGAGAGTCAGGCAGGTAAACGTAAGGATGTGGGAGGAGAATTTGGGAATGGAGAAGCTCAATTAGCATAT GATCGAATGGTCCAAATGGAGGAACAAGACGAGGAAGGACGCATAAACCCCAACTCCCTGgataaaattatagaaaatgtACTTGGGCAGAGCGGTGGTTACACGACTGAAATGGGACATGTAGTAGTGCCACCCCAAGAAGAAGCCGCTTCAGAGTCAAACCCACAAGTCAGGAGCATGAAGGACCTGTTGGCCAAAACTGAGTTTGAGCTTCAATCTACCAAGAATGAGCTCCGAAGTGTCAAGGAAGAGATCAAAACTACCAAGGATGAACTCCAAACAATCAAGGGAGAGCTCCAAACGACCAAGGATGAACTCCAAAAAACAAAAGATGAGTTTGAGAGCGTAAAAGATGAGTTGCATTTTAATAAGGAACAAATCGGTAACCTTACCGTGAATGTTCAAGAAATTCGACACTGGTTCATGAATATGCAATCTATTTGGCCTCGACTACGTCATTG A
- the LOC116021969 gene encoding adenylyltransferase and sulfurtransferase MOCS3 — MESNGIEASQIHQEIESLKADKLRIEQRISALEAQLRRLDTSDETNQSGVVRDAPICFPPISNGKLSSGHGLSPDNIYRYSRHLLLPSFGVQGQANLLKSSILVIGAGGLGSPALLYLAACGVGRIGIVDHDVVELNNLQRQIIHTEANVGRSKVESAAAACRAINSSIQIVEHKEAFRTSNALKITSQYDIVVDATDNVPSRYMINDCCVVLGKPLISGAAVGLEGQLTVYNYKGGPCYRCLFPTPPPSTACQRCADSGVLGVVPGVIGCLQALEAIKVASDIGEPLSERMLLFDALSGRIRMVKIRGRSLQCKVCGESEALTKQQFEDFDYENFTQSPLSTGPLKLNLLPPDARISSKEYNERVLKGEAHVLVDVRPAHHYKIVALPNSINIPLPSLEDRLADLSETLRNDDKGESSRSLGASLYVICRRGNDSQRAVDYLRKAGFSSAKDIIGGLQSWASEVDPEFPTY; from the exons ATGGAGTCGAACGGAATTGAAGCCTCGCAAATTCACCAAGAAATTGAGTCACTGAAGGCGGACAAGCTTAGAATCGAGCAGCGAATTTCAGCACTTGAAGCTCAACTTCGTCGACTCGACACAAGTGATGAAACCAACCAAAGCGGTGTTGTTCGCGATGCGCCGATATGCTTTCCGCCTATATCTAACGGAAAGTTAAGCTCCGGTCATGGCCTATCTCCTGATAATATTTACAGATACAGCCGCCACTTGTTGCTTCCTTCATTCGGCGTCCAAG GTCAGGCAAATCTGTTGAAATCTTCGATTTTGGTTATTGGAGCTGGAGGCTTAGGATCACCTGCTCTGCTCTATCTTGCTGCTTGTGGTGTTG GCCGGATAGGCATTGTTGATCATGATGTTGTTGAGCTTAATAATTTACAAAGACAG ATAATCCATACTGAAGCAAATGTTGGCCGCTCAAAGGTGGAGTCAGCTGCTGCTGCTTGTCGTGC GATTAACTCATCCATTCAGATTGTTGAGCACAAAGAAGCGTTCCGCACATCCAATGCTTTGAAGATTACAAGCCA ATATGATATTGTCGTAGATGCAACGGACAATGTTCCTAGTCGCTACATGATCAATGATTGCTGTGTTGTGTTGGGAAAG CCTCTTATATCTGGAGCTGCAGTTGGACTAGAAGGGCAG TTGACAGTCTACAATTACAAAGGAGGTCCATGTTATAGATGCCTGTTTCCAACCCCGCCCCCCTCAACTGCATGCCAGAGATGTGCGGACAGTGGTGTATTAGGTGTAG TTCCTGGAGTCATTGGATGCCTTCAAGCCCTAGAGGCTATAAAAGTTGCAAGTGACATTGGCGAACCACTCTCTGAACGCATGCTTCTCTTTGATGCCTTGTCAGGACGGATTCGTATG GTCAAGATTCGAGGAAGGTCATTGCAATGTAAAGTTTGTGGTGAAAGTGAAGCACTGACAAAACAACAATTTGAAGattttgactatgaaaatttTACTCAATCCCCACTTTCTACG GGTCCGTTGAAGTTAAATCTGCTTCCACCGGATGCTAGGATCAGCAGCAAGGAGTACAACGAGAGAGTTTTGAAAGGCGAAGCTCATGTATTAGTAGATGTAAGGCCAGCTCATCATTACAAGATTGTTGCACTTCCCAACTCCATAAACATCCCACTCCCGTCTTTGGAGGACCGATTGGCTGACCTATCTGAAACCTTACGAAATGACGATAAGGGAGAGAGCAGTAGAAGTTTGGGCGCTTCTCTGTATGTCATTTGCAGAAGAGGCAACGACTCACAAAGGGCTGTTGATTACCTCCGTAAAGCGGGTTTCTCTTCGGCTAAGGATATTATAGGGGGCCTCCAGTCATGGGCCAGTGAGGTGGATCCTGAGTTCCCTACATACTGA
- the LOC116021971 gene encoding uncharacterized protein LOC116021971, with the protein MDEVMTVGDTSAGARSYSLEPSVVPSNLPLLTAFLACAIAQFLKLFTTWFKEKRWDSRRMLSSGGMPSSHAATVTALAMAIGLQDGAGGSAFAIAVVLACVVMYDATGVRQHAGRQAELLNQIVCELPPEHPVASVRPLRDSLGHTPLQVLAGALLGCLVAYLMRRSS; encoded by the exons ATGGACGAGGTGATGACGGTTGGGGATACATCGGCCGGTGCTCGATCCTACTCCTTGGAGCCATCCGTCGTGCCTTCCAACCTCCCTCTTCTCACCGCTTTCCTCGCCTGCGCTATCGCTCAATTTCTCAAGCTTTTCACCACTTG GTTTAAGGAGAAGAGATGGGATTCAAGAAGGATGCTAAGCTCCGGTGGAATGCCGTCCTCGCATGCCGCCACAGTTACTGCCCTTGCCATGGCAATTGGACTGCAAGATGGAGCTGGGGGATCAGCTTTTGCTATTGCAGTGGTTTTGGCTTGTGTT GTAATGTATGATGCCACAGGGGTTAGGCAACATGCTGGTCGACAAGCTGAA TTGTTAAATCAAATTGTTTGTGAATTGCCTCCTGAACATCCGGTTGCTAGTGTTAGACCTTTACGGGATTCTCTTGGCCACACGCCTCTTCAG GTTCTTGCTGGTGCATTACTTGGATGTCTAGTTGCATACCTAATGAGAAGATCGAGTTAG